A single genomic interval of Macadamia integrifolia cultivar HAES 741 chromosome 6, SCU_Mint_v3, whole genome shotgun sequence harbors:
- the LOC122082041 gene encoding uncharacterized protein LOC122082041, with product MALAATPIGSSPWLVTGDFNASLFSYEKKGPGAFNLGSASEFNAAVDACNLISVPSQGHKFTWTNNRKRGNVLAILDRSFCNDEWINHFHDCTQEVMQRFSSDHSPLCITSDSMMKPANCPFRIQRFWMDHEEFMDVVNKSWSEPVDGYPIFSLALKLNRLKPILRSWARSVFPNLDAELKAAKDDLQQIQSQIDSYGIDDHLFNLEADAKSRYLKALLDHEKLWAEKARNRWLSQGDRNSRFFHLSAKIRRVKNSIRSLQKTDGTITSSMDDLAVHVEEYYKAIYKASPTLDHGSLLDCIPHILDELDVRGLEAIPNDQEIKNAIWDLDPDSSPGPDGYSGAFFRHCWELIGFDVCRAVKNFFSSGTLPKGINNSFLVLIPKMEGATSLDKFRPICMQNFFCKILSKVMATRLSSLLPKLISEEQGAFQKGKVIQTNISLASELANLMFECSRGGGMGIKIDIQKAFDTVSWSFLFKVLKKFGFPDNWIGWLHQILRTSRISVLLNGGPVGFFGVERGLRQGDPISPLLFILAEEVLCRGIRLMLQDKKLQAIKGPRGVQMPGFLLFADDIFFFLNGSIKYVRHFHDFLTKYQQFSGQQINLNKSKLFLGKMSLDRKQLISDTLGISICKFPTKYLGVEIFKGRVTREPLLPRWMRNFIWSGDPETAKGVTVSWDSICKPKQEGGLGIRRLRDVNKALLCKQVWNIRHSSSALSSIINARFLKKNGELKKGYKSSTIWPGLRRMWSLVSSKERWVVGNGVSINCWKDRWVDSESFQQKAGLRDELFASSSITVAAFIDNNEWNFPMVSSSLLQDFFLAASTINIPRGNIKDKCIWTLSTSGQFSTFSAWNDIRRRNPKDQSSIADLISWWKRKRIILLVKDPWAAGLIIVTDTIWQERNHRWHGGKSRDASLLFMKILRTLKESNLNLKGVIRTTADLLCCRKLGLHAVPGDPPSILEVIWCKPPLTWSKINIDGSSMGNPGRAGGGGVIRDSNGKVIFSFKHFFGISTNYYAEFMSFLHGIRHAMGQRITNLWIESDSVAVVIDVQECRALIEGILTAKDKKALSLWIESDSAVVVLAAQARSIPWYIY from the exons ATGGCTCTTGCAGCGACTCCAATTGGCTCCTCTCCTTGGCTAGTTACaggtgacttcaatgcctccctTTTTTCGTACGAAAAAAAGGGTCCGGGCGCCTTTAATCTTGGGTCTGCGTCTGAGTTCAATGCGGCTGTGGATGCTTGCAACCTGATTTCAGTTCCTTCTCAAGGGCATAAATTTACTTGGACGAATAACAGGAAGCGTGGGAATGTTTTGGCAATTCTGGACAGGTCTTTTTGTAATGACGAATGGATAAACCACTTTCATGACTGTACCCAGGAGGTGATGCAGCGGTTTTCTTCTGACCATTCCCCCCTGTGCATTACCTCGGATTCAATGATGAAACCTGCAAATTGCCCCTTTCGCATCCAACGATTTTGGATGGACCATGAGGAATTTATGGATGTGGTTAATAAATCCTGGAGTGAACCTGTGGATGGctatcctattttttctcttgctcTTAAGCTGAATCGCCTCAAGCCTATTCTCAGAAGCTGGGCAAGATCAGTGTTCCCAAACCTAGATGCGGAATTAAAAGCTGCAAAAGATGATCTTCAGCAAATTCAATCTCAGATAGATTCCTATGGTATTGATGAccatctttttaatttggaagcTGATGCTAAATCCAGATACTTGAAAGCTCTCCTTGACCATGAAAAGCTATGGGCAGAAAAAGCAAGAAATAGATGGCTCTCTCAAGGAGACCGAAACTCTAGATTTTTCCACTTATCTGCGAAAATCAGAAGGGTGAAGAACTCGATTCGCTCTCTTCAAAAAACTGATGGTACTATTACATCAAGCATGGATGATTTGGCTGTTCATGTTGAGGAGTACTATAAGGCTATCTATAAAGCCAGCCCCACCCTTGACCATGGATCGCTATTGGACTGCATTCCCCATATCCTTGACGAGCTTGACGTTAGAGGATTGGAAGCCATCCCAAATGATCAAGAGATCAAGAATGCAATTTGGGACCTGGACCCTGATAGTTCTCCAGGCCCAGACGGTTACTCTGGTGCTTTCTTCAGACATTGTTGGGAGctaattggttttgatgtttgCCGTGCTGTGAAGAATTTTTTCAGCTCTGGAACCCTTCCTAAAGGTATCAATAATAGCTTCTTGGTTCTCATCCCGAAAATGGAAGGTGCGACTTCTCTGGACAAGTTTAGGCCGATTTGCATGcaaaattttttctgtaaaattttgTCCAAGGTTATGGCTACAagactctcttctctcctccctaaaCTCATTTCAGAAGAGCAAGGCGCTTTTCAGAAGGGCAAGGTTATTCAGACTAATATCAGCCTCGCTTCAGAGTTAGCTAATCTCATGTTTGAGTGTTcaagaggtggaggtatggggataaaaattgatatccagaaaGCCTTTGACACTGTATCTTGGAGCTTTCTTTTCAAGGTCTtgaaaaagtttggcttccctGATAATTGGATTGGTTGGTTGCACCAAATTCTTCGTACATCCAGAATTTCAGTGTTGCTCAATGGAGGTCCGGTTGGATTCTTTGGTGTTGAGCGAGGCCTGCGTCAGGGTGACCCCATCTCCCCTCTTTTATTTATCCTTGCCGAGGAGGTCCTGTGTAGGGGAATCCGCCTTATGCTTCAAGACAAGAAACTACAAGCCATCAAGGGTCCTCGTGGTGTCCAAATGCCAGGTTTTCTCCTCTTTGCAGacgatattttcttctttttaaatggcTCCATCAAATATGTCAGACATTTCCATGACTTCCTTACAAAGTATCAGCAGTTTTCTGGTCAACAAAtcaatctcaacaaaagtaaacTTTTTCTGGGGAAGATGTCTCTAGATAGAAAGCAACTCATCTCTGATACCCTTGGAATCTCCATCTGCaagttccctacaaaatatctgggagtggaaatcttcaagggtaGAGTCACTCGTGAACCTCTCCTCCCg agatggatgcggaatttcatttggagtggCGATCCTGAAACAGCCAAAGGAGTTACAGTTAGTTGGGACTCAATCTGCAAGCCTAAACAAGAAGGAGGGCTTGGAATTAGGCGTCTAAGGGATGTCAATAAAGCTCTTCTCTGTAAGCAGGTATGGAATATAAGACACTCTTCATCAGCCCTGTCCAGCATTATTAATGCTcgatttttgaagaaaaatgggGAGCTTAAGAAAGGGTATAAATCTTCCACCATTTGGCCAGGCCTTCGAAGAATGTGGTCTCTTGTCTCTAGCAAAGAGCGATGGGTGGTAGGTAATGGGGTTTCTATAAACTGCTGGAAAGATAGATGGGTTGACTCTGAATCTTTTCAACAAAAAGCAGGTTTGAGAGATGAgttgtttgcatcttcctccatCACAGTTGCGGCCTTTATTGACAATAATGAGTGGAACTTCCCCATggtttcatcttctcttcttcaagatttttttctaGCTGCTTCAACTATCAATATCCCTAGAGGTAACATAAAAGATAAATGTATTTGGACCCTCTCTACCTCTGGTCAATTCAGTACTTTCTCTGCCTGGAATGATATTCGCCGCCGAAATCCCAAG GATCAATCCTCCATTGCTGATTTGATATCCTGGTGGAAACGAAAGCGAATAATTTTGTTGGTAAAGGACCCTTGGGCGGCTGGTTTGATTATAGTGACCGACActatttggcaagaaaggaatcatCGATGGCATGGTGGTAAGAGTAGGGATGCCTCTCTGCTATTCATGAAAATATTGAGAACACTTAAGGAGTCTAATCTCAACTTAAAAGGGGTCATTCGGACTACTGCTGATCTTCTTTGCTGTAGGAAACTAGGGTTGCATGCAGTTCCAGGCGACCCTCCCTCCATTCTTGAAGTCATTTGGTGCAAGCCTCCACTCACCTGGTCAAAGATAAACATTGATGGTAGTTCTATGGGGAACCCTGGTCGAGCAGGAGGTGGGGGCGTCATTCGTGATTCCAATGGGAAAGTTATATTCTCCTTCAAGCATTTCTTTGGCATCAGTACGAACTACTATGCAGAATTCATGAGTTTTCTTCATGGTATCCGCCATGcaatgggtcaaaggattacaaACCTGTGGATTGAATCTGACTCTGTGGCAGTAGTCATCGATGTTCAAG AATGTAGAGCTCTTATTGAGGGCATTTTGACGGCGAAGGACAAAAAAGCGCTCTCCCTGTGGATTGAATCTGACTCTGCAGTAGTTGTTCTGGCAGCTCAGGCACGATCCATTCCATGGTATATTTATTAG